The Phaeobacter sp. A36a-5a genome contains a region encoding:
- the hemW gene encoding radical SAM family heme chaperone HemW: MDDWRNGGFGLYIHWPFCQAKCPYCDFNSHVTAQIDQTRWAAAYRAEMLRAAPELSGRVLNTIFFGGGTPSLMHPDTVASIIETAREIWPFSNDIEISLEANPTSVEAGRFAGYRDAGVNRISMGIQALNDDDLRRLGRLHNVAEAQKAFDVARNCFDRVSFDLIYARQGQTLTDWRQELDQALSMAIDHLSLYQLTIEEGTAFGDRYAKGKLRDLPSDDNAAEMYLATQEICDNHGLPAYEISNHARPGAESRHNLIYWRYGDYLGIGPGAHGRLTIGGQRYATETYLQPGAWLNAAERTTGETSRTQLTSEESSAEYMMMGMRLVEGLDSDRFQEISGRSLPAERISDLADIGMIEISGNRLRATDSGRAVLNAVLRELLVE, translated from the coding sequence GTGGATGATTGGCGCAACGGGGGTTTTGGGCTTTATATCCACTGGCCGTTCTGCCAGGCCAAATGCCCCTACTGCGATTTCAACAGCCATGTCACGGCGCAGATTGATCAAACCAGATGGGCCGCCGCCTATCGCGCAGAGATGCTGCGCGCTGCTCCAGAGCTTTCTGGTCGTGTCTTGAACACTATCTTCTTCGGAGGCGGTACGCCGTCGCTGATGCATCCGGATACTGTCGCCTCCATCATCGAAACGGCGCGTGAAATATGGCCTTTTTCCAATGACATAGAGATATCGCTTGAAGCAAATCCGACCTCGGTCGAAGCCGGTCGCTTTGCTGGTTACCGAGATGCCGGCGTCAATCGGATTTCTATGGGTATTCAGGCACTTAACGACGATGACCTACGCCGCTTGGGGCGTTTGCACAACGTCGCCGAGGCGCAGAAGGCGTTTGATGTGGCTCGAAACTGCTTTGACCGAGTCAGTTTCGATCTGATCTATGCCCGACAGGGCCAAACACTCACCGACTGGCGACAGGAGCTTGATCAGGCCTTGTCGATGGCCATTGATCATCTTTCTCTCTACCAGCTGACAATTGAGGAAGGTACCGCCTTTGGGGATCGCTATGCCAAGGGCAAGCTGCGGGATCTTCCCAGTGATGACAACGCAGCAGAGATGTATCTAGCGACACAAGAAATCTGCGACAATCATGGCTTACCCGCTTATGAAATCTCCAATCATGCACGACCCGGTGCGGAGTCCCGACACAATCTGATCTATTGGCGGTATGGTGATTACCTTGGTATTGGTCCGGGCGCCCATGGACGCCTCACCATTGGAGGTCAGCGATATGCTACTGAAACCTATCTTCAACCCGGTGCCTGGCTCAATGCCGCCGAACGCACAACCGGTGAGACCAGCCGCACGCAATTGACATCAGAAGAGTCTAGCGCCGAATACATGATGATGGGCATGCGGCTTGTCGAGGGGCTAGATAGTGATCGCTTTCAGGAAATCTCCGGCCGATCACTTCCTGCTGAACGTATCTCAGACTTGGCAGATATCGGTATGATCGAGATTTCGGGCAACCGTCTGCGGGCAACCGATTCCGGTCGTGCAGTCTTGAATGCGGTCCTCCGCGAACTGTTGGTGGAGTGA
- a CDS encoding ParA family protein, whose translation MSDLSRPAGPRIIAVANQKGGVGKTTTAINLAAALVETGYRVLVVDLDPQGNASTGLGIEAADRTHTTYDLLVDDVALSDVIRETEIEDLCIIPATVDLSSADIELFTNEKRSFLLHDALRQPAMDEYDWDYILIDCPPSLNLLTVNAMVASDSVLVPLQSEFFALEGVSQLMLTIREVRQTANPNLRIEGIVLTMFDRRNNLSQQVEQDARGHLGELVFETKIPRNVRVSEAPSYALPVLNYDTNSLGANAYRALAEELIARHQKLAA comes from the coding sequence GTGTCTGATTTGTCCCGGCCGGCTGGGCCTCGTATTATTGCAGTCGCCAACCAAAAGGGCGGAGTTGGCAAAACCACGACAGCAATCAACTTGGCGGCGGCCTTGGTAGAAACCGGCTACAGGGTTTTGGTGGTCGATCTTGATCCGCAAGGAAACGCGTCTACAGGTTTAGGTATCGAAGCAGCCGACCGAACCCATACGACATATGATCTTCTCGTTGATGATGTCGCATTGAGCGATGTCATTCGAGAGACTGAGATCGAAGATCTTTGCATTATTCCTGCTACCGTCGATCTGAGTTCGGCTGATATCGAGCTTTTCACCAATGAGAAGCGCAGCTTCCTGCTGCACGATGCACTTCGTCAGCCGGCAATGGATGAATACGACTGGGATTATATCCTGATCGATTGCCCGCCATCGCTGAACCTATTGACGGTTAATGCTATGGTGGCTTCGGATTCGGTTCTCGTTCCTTTGCAGAGTGAGTTCTTTGCGCTGGAAGGGGTCTCTCAGCTGATGTTGACCATCCGTGAGGTGCGTCAAACCGCCAATCCCAATCTTCGTATTGAGGGGATTGTCCTTACCATGTTTGATCGCCGGAATAATCTGTCTCAGCAGGTTGAGCAAGATGCTCGCGGTCATTTGGGGGAGTTGGTATTCGAAACGAAGATCCCTCGTAACGTACGTGTCAGTGAGGCGCCGTCTTATGCGCTGCCGGTGCTGAACTACGACACAAACTCGCTTGGGGCGAATGCGTATCGCGCCCTTGCAGAAGAACTGATTGCGAGACATCAGAAACTCGCAGCCTGA
- a CDS encoding YbaN family protein: MRVLYATLGMLCVGLALLGVALPLLPTVPFLLLASFFFANSSERLHDWIISHRLFGPMIQDWHERGAIRPAAKKAATLSVAAVFSLSILLSAPSHVLIIQAIVLSAVMVFIWTRPNG; this comes from the coding sequence ATGAGGGTTCTATACGCCACGCTCGGAATGCTCTGTGTTGGCCTGGCGCTACTGGGTGTTGCCCTCCCACTTCTGCCGACAGTCCCCTTCCTTCTTCTTGCAAGCTTCTTCTTTGCCAACTCCTCCGAACGCCTGCATGACTGGATCATCAGTCACCGCTTATTCGGCCCTATGATTCAGGACTGGCACGAAAGAGGAGCGATTCGCCCGGCCGCAAAAAAAGCGGCAACCCTATCGGTTGCCGCCGTTTTCAGCCTATCCATTCTACTGTCTGCCCCTTCACATGTCCTGATCATCCAGGCCATTGTCCTAAGTGCAGTGATGGTCTTTATTTGGACGCGCCCTAACGGCTGA
- the rdgB gene encoding RdgB/HAM1 family non-canonical purine NTP pyrophosphatase translates to MTRKFAGDRLLVATHNKGKLEEMKHLLQPFGVTVIGADEMDLPEPAETEDTFVGNARIKAHAAAKATGLPALSDDSGITIDALDGAPGVYTADWAETGDGRDFMMAMTRAHNELEAKQAPHPRLAQFRCTLVLAWPDGHDEVFEGVMPGQLVWPIRGKDGFGYDPMFQPDGHDQTCAEMDRWAKNKISHRGQAVAKFVEACFGG, encoded by the coding sequence ATGACACGCAAGTTTGCCGGCGACCGCCTGCTTGTCGCCACACACAACAAAGGCAAGCTGGAGGAGATGAAGCATCTCCTCCAGCCGTTTGGCGTCACGGTAATTGGTGCCGACGAAATGGACCTGCCCGAGCCGGCCGAGACAGAAGATACCTTTGTCGGAAATGCGCGGATCAAGGCCCATGCCGCCGCAAAGGCGACCGGCCTACCCGCCCTGTCCGATGACTCGGGTATCACCATTGATGCGCTCGACGGCGCCCCCGGAGTGTATACTGCCGACTGGGCAGAAACCGGTGACGGACGCGATTTCATGATGGCAATGACGCGTGCCCATAATGAACTGGAAGCGAAACAAGCCCCCCACCCGCGGCTCGCCCAATTCCGCTGCACTTTGGTTCTGGCCTGGCCAGATGGTCATGATGAGGTCTTTGAAGGTGTGATGCCCGGACAACTCGTCTGGCCCATTCGGGGCAAGGACGGCTTTGGCTACGATCCAATGTTCCAACCTGATGGTCATGATCAGACCTGCGCCGAAATGGATCGCTGGGCCAAGAACAAGATCAGCCACCGCGGCCAGGCCGTTGCCAAATTCGTCGAGGCTTGTTTCGGTGGATGA
- the rph gene encoding ribonuclease PH, translating into MRPSGRDLNQMRAVSIETGFTKHAEGSCLIKMGDTHVLCTATIEDRVPPFIKGTGLGWVTAEYGMLPRATNTRMRREAAMGKQGGRTVEIQRLIGRALRAGVDRVALGERQISIDCDVLQADGGTRCASITGGWVALRLAVNKLMKTGEVKIDPLVDPVAAVSCGIYAGQPVLDLDYPEDSEAGVDGNFIMTGSGQLIEVQMSAEGSMFSREQLNTLMDLATKGTAELAEMQKAACA; encoded by the coding sequence ATGCGACCCTCTGGACGAGACTTGAACCAAATGCGCGCCGTTTCCATCGAAACAGGCTTCACCAAACACGCCGAAGGGTCCTGCCTGATCAAAATGGGCGACACCCATGTGCTGTGTACCGCAACCATCGAGGACCGCGTTCCGCCCTTTATCAAAGGCACCGGGTTGGGCTGGGTCACCGCAGAATATGGGATGCTGCCCCGTGCCACGAACACCCGTATGCGCCGTGAAGCCGCAATGGGGAAACAGGGTGGCCGCACTGTCGAAATCCAGCGCCTCATCGGTCGTGCCCTGCGCGCAGGTGTTGACCGAGTCGCGCTTGGCGAACGGCAGATCAGCATCGACTGCGATGTCCTCCAGGCAGACGGCGGCACGCGCTGTGCGTCGATCACCGGTGGTTGGGTGGCATTGCGGCTTGCAGTTAACAAGCTGATGAAGACAGGTGAGGTCAAGATAGACCCGCTTGTTGATCCCGTCGCGGCCGTTTCCTGCGGTATCTATGCAGGCCAACCTGTCCTGGATCTCGACTACCCGGAGGATTCCGAAGCCGGCGTCGATGGCAATTTCATCATGACTGGATCGGGCCAGTTGATCGAAGTCCAGATGTCCGCCGAAGGATCCATGTTCAGCCGTGAGCAATTGAACACCCTGATGGATTTGGCGACCAAAGGCACCGCTGAACTGGCCGAGATGCAAAAGGCAGCCTGCGCATGA
- a CDS encoding ParB/RepB/Spo0J family partition protein, giving the protein MSEKKNKPRGLGRGLSALMADVNPEPVSTEKQAVRSTEVMVPIEKVIANPDQPRRQFLQEDLDDLTASIREKGVLQPLIVRPRPGGQYEIVAGERRWRAAQGAQLHEVPVIIRDYSDVEMMEVAIIENIQRSDLNAMEEAQSYKQLMDKFGHTQEKMAEALGKSRSHIANLVRLLHLPDDVQTLVQERRLSAGHARALITSDNASELAKKIVKGGLSVRATEALVKKDAAGLQAATSRSAKKSAEKDADTRALEADLSAALRMKVSIDHRAGGESGVVSISYASLDELDDLCGRLSR; this is encoded by the coding sequence ATGTCAGAAAAGAAAAACAAACCCAGAGGATTGGGAAGAGGCTTGTCAGCTCTAATGGCGGATGTGAACCCGGAACCTGTTAGCACAGAGAAACAGGCAGTCAGAAGTACCGAAGTCATGGTGCCGATCGAAAAAGTAATCGCGAACCCGGATCAGCCGCGTCGCCAGTTCCTGCAGGAGGATTTGGACGATCTGACGGCGTCAATCAGGGAAAAGGGCGTACTGCAGCCGCTGATCGTGCGCCCGCGCCCAGGCGGTCAATACGAGATTGTTGCCGGCGAACGTCGTTGGCGTGCCGCGCAAGGCGCTCAGCTGCACGAGGTCCCGGTTATTATTCGGGATTACTCGGATGTCGAGATGATGGAAGTCGCCATTATCGAAAACATTCAGCGGTCCGACCTGAACGCGATGGAAGAGGCGCAGAGCTATAAACAGCTTATGGATAAGTTTGGCCATACCCAGGAGAAAATGGCCGAGGCATTGGGGAAGAGCCGTAGTCACATTGCAAATCTCGTCCGGCTGTTGCATTTGCCAGATGATGTTCAGACCTTGGTTCAGGAGCGCCGCCTGTCGGCTGGTCATGCCCGTGCTCTGATCACCTCAGACAACGCGTCAGAGCTCGCCAAGAAAATCGTCAAGGGTGGTCTGTCGGTTCGCGCAACTGAGGCTCTGGTGAAGAAGGATGCAGCGGGTCTTCAGGCTGCGACCTCTCGCTCGGCGAAGAAGTCTGCAGAGAAGGATGCCGATACCCGTGCGTTGGAAGCTGATCTATCAGCTGCCTTGCGTATGAAGGTGTCGATTGACCATCGTGCTGGTGGCGAGAGCGGGGTTGTATCTATCAGCTACGCGTCTCTGGATGAGTTGGATGATCTTTGCGGACGTCTCAGCCGTTAG